In the genome of Bradysia coprophila strain Holo2 unplaced genomic scaffold, BU_Bcop_v1 contig_232, whole genome shotgun sequence, one region contains:
- the LOC119075967 gene encoding farnesol dehydrogenase-like yields MDRWANKTAIVTGASSGIGAAIAIDLVKAGLNVIGLARRVERVEELQRQIPSHSTGKLYAIRCDITKESEIKAAFQWAEENVGGVDVLVNNAGIMNQVNLIDENNSDAVRSTIETNLMAPVVCTREAFHSMRRRGVDGHIFMINSTLGHKVFYLVGQTASTNIYPATKYGITAMTEVLRQEFQAFGTRIKITSISPGATKTEIFTQEVLDKFPGLPLLQSEDVSAAVMYALGTPPHVQVHELTIRPVGEPF; encoded by the exons ATGGATCGCTGGGCGAATAAAACGGCCATAGTAACAGGTGCCAGTTCTGGAATCGGTGCAGCAATCGCAATCGATTTGGTGAAAGCCGGATTGAATGTGATCGGTCTAGCGCGACGAGTCGAACGGGTCGAAGAACTGCAACGACAAATACCATCGCACAGCACCGGTAAACTGTACGCAATCCGATGCGACATCACCAAAGAAAGTGAGATCAAGGCGGCATTTCAATGGGCCGAAGAGAATGTGGGCGGAGTGGACGTGTTGGTAAACAACGCGGGAATCATGAATCAAGTGAATTTGATCGATGAAAACAATTCGGATGCTGTCCGATCGACGATCGAAACGAATTTAATGGCACCGGTGGTGTGTACGCGAGAAGCGTTCCATTCGATGCGACGACGAGGCGTTGACGGGCACATTTTTATGATTAACAGTACGCTGGGTCACAAGGTGTTTTATTTGGTTGGACAGACGGCATCCACGAATATTTATCCGGCGACCAAATATGGCATTACTGCTATGACTGAGGTGTTGCGGCAGGAATTTCAGGCATTCGGAACAAGGATCAAAATAACG AGCATCAGTCCCGGCGCAACCAAAACCGAAATATTTACGCAAGAAGTTTTGGATAAATTTCCCGGACTACCGCTATTGCAATCGGAAGACGTGTCAGCAGCGGTTATGTACGCATTAGGAACACCTCCTCATGTTCAG gTGCATGAGCTGACAATTCGACCGGTTGGAGAACCATTTTaa
- the LOC119077181 gene encoding uncharacterized protein LOC119077181 — protein sequence MNGGIEKYPDTLKFGDKIGNTTEEVVDLFADYFESIYVPDEENWDFDDIYVPITATSKISRIVPVYKRKGDKAYVKNYRVVAIQTIVLKIHDIAVKKKISEIIQPQLKSAQHGFRNKRSVVTNLLGLSIMAHNAFERSCQLDLCYGDYKTAFDKVIIRLLIVKFARFGIGKKTASIFKSRLYESTSGVPAGSSLGPQMFTVFIDDVVDVLEFVCPLLFADDIKLTSIIFDHSDIHRMQRDIDNVNRWNTENRLQFNKDKCYIFSIYRSESLFIKADYTMGDHVIERVEEMNDLGFLVNSCG from the exons ATGAATGGTGGCATCGAAAAGTACCCTGACACACTAAAATTCGGTGATAAAATTGGCAATACAACGGAAGAAGTGGTTGACTTGTTTGCTGATTACTTCGAATCGATTTACGTACCTGATGAAGAGAATTGGGATTTTGACGATATTTACGTTCCGATAA CAGCCACATCGAAAATATCACGAATCGTTCCGGTATACAAAAGAAAGGGTGACAAAGCATACGTAAAGAACTATAGAGTCGTAGCCATCCAAACGATCGTACTAAAAATCCATGATATTGCAGTGAAGAAGAAGATTAGTGAGATTATTCAACCTCAACTGAAAAGCGCGCAACATGGATTCAGGAATAAGAGATCAGTTGTCACCAATCTGCTAGGTCTATCAATTATGGCTCACAATGCGTTCGAACGATCATGTCAACTCGACTTGTGTTATGGTGATTACAAAACTGCCTTCGACAAAGTGATAATACGTTTGTTAATTGTGAAATTTGCGAGATTTGGTATTGGGAAGAAAACAGCAAG CATTTTTAAGTCAAGATTGTACGAATCTACATCTGGAGTACCGGCCGGAAGTTCTCTTGGCCCACAAATGTTCACAGTGTTTATCGATGATGTAGTCGACGTTCTTGAATTTGTGTGCCCTCTACTATTTGCGGATGACATCAAGTTGACGTCCATTATCTTCGATCACAGCGATATACATCGAATGCAGCGAGATATCGATAACGTTAATAGATGGAACACAGAGAATCGTCTTCAATTCAACAAGGACAAATGTTACATATTCAGCATTTACCGAAGTGAATCATTGTTCATCAAAGCCGATTACACAATGGGTGATCACGTCATAGAGAGAGTCGAAGAAATGAACGATTTGGGATTTTTGGTCAACAG CTGCGGTTAA
- the LOC119077182 gene encoding uncharacterized protein LOC119077182, whose translation MIKNKEQNLGSAFDQMNGIMNFINRFGYVTGLEFTDDWKVTGRTVFAAFFNFCLPSLGFYTLHLTFPSSENIIIVGGYAFNITVWTKIIFITLNHEQYMSVVRFIFKVIKSNSSGPRQRILLNMIKRINYHLKINISGFLGGVGFYSAFPCYDFIFNGNLTLVSPVLVPFADAKTVRGYLITTGFNIFIVSFCVTLCVAISCLFFATVDAYDGMVSLIEDDFETFDAMCKRKERGQTYEAQFRNIMMELNDLASFSSYTNDLYGLISTVQVSTSYVVVVTCLGGFFVAGYVSGIGASMSFYTEMLMYCYIGQLLDNANKRIVTVICNAKWYTYEVKYQKDMITAIYVAQNLQSICLANVFPLNFDTGLQITNNIYSIITFMISMFN comes from the exons ATGATCAAGAACAAAGAACAAAACTTAGGATCGGCCTTCGACCAAATGAATGGCATCATGAACTTTATCAACCGATTCGGATACGTTACCGGTCTGGAATTTACCGATGATTGGAAAGTAACTGGCAGAACTGTATTCGCTGCCTTCTTTAATTTTTGCCTGCCATCTCTTGGATTCTACACCTTACATCTCACTTTTCCGTCAAGTGAAAACATTATCATCGTGGGCGGTTACGCCTTCAATATAACG GTCTGGAcgaaaataatattcattACCCTGAACCACGAGCAATACATGTCGGTGGTGCGCTTCATTTTCAAAGTGATCAAAAGCAATTCATCCGGACCACGACAGCGCATCCTCTTGAATATGATCAAGAGGATAAACTATCACttaaaaatcaacatttccGGCTTTCTGGGCGGTGTTGGTTTCTACTCAGCGTTCCCGTGTTACGACTTCATCTTTAACGGAAACTTGACCTTAGTTTCTCCGGTGCTGGTGCCTTTTGCCGATGCGAAGACCGTCCGAGGTTATTTGATTACCACCGGATTTAACATATTTATCGTCAGCTTTTGTGTTACGCTGTGTGTCGCGATCAGTTGTCTATTCTTCGCAACGGTTGACGCATACGACGGCATGGTTTCGTTAATCGAAGACGATTTTGAAACGTTTGATGCTATGTGCAAGAGGAAGGAGCGTGGTCAGACGTATGAAGCACAGTTCCGAAATATAATGATGGAACTGAATGACTTGGCAAG TTTCAGCTCGTACACGAATGACCTGTACGGTCTCATTTCGACTGTTCAAGTATCTACGTCCTATGTTGTGGTTGTGACGTGTCTAGGTGGATTTTTTGTG GCAGGCTATGTTAGTGGCATTGGGGCGTCTATGTCTTTCTACACAGAAATGTTAATGTATTGCTACATAGGACAGCTACTGGACAATGCG AACAAACGAATTGTAACAGTAATTTGCAACGCCAAATGGTACACGTATGAGGTGAAATATCAGAAGGACATGATTACAGCAATATACGTAGCCCAAAACCTGCAGTCGATCTGCCTAGCAAACGTATTTCCGCTAAACTTTGATACTGGCCTACAG aTAACAAACAACATTTATTCAATAATAACGTTTATGATTAGCATGTTTAACTAA